The Mangifera indica cultivar Alphonso unplaced genomic scaffold, CATAS_Mindica_2.1 Un_0023, whole genome shotgun sequence nucleotide sequence TTGTCAAAATCTCCTTTGGATCGAGTAGTTACTGAATTCTTTGAAAGGAGTTTGAAGGCACTTGATATAGTTAATGCAACTCGTGATGGGATTGAGAAGATTCGTTTGTGGCAGAAGCATTTGGAGATTGTATTGTGTGCCCTTGGTTCTAGTCAGAGGGTGATTGGCGAAGGCCAGATTCGCAGAGCTAGAAAAGCTTGCATGGATTTGGCACTTGCAATGCTTGATGAAAAGGATTCAGGTTCAGTCTTTTCACACAGAAACCGGTCATTTGGGCGTCATAATACAAGTAAGGATAATCATCGTCGCCCACCGGGCCACTCTCGTTCTCTCTCATGGAGTGTATCACGATCTTGGTCTGCTGCTAAGCAACTCCAATCAATTTCTAACAACTTGTTGCCACCTCGAGCAAATGATATTGCAGCCACAAATGGGCTTATTGTCCCTTTTTTTGCAATGAGTTATATGCTCATGTttgtattgtggactttggttgCTGCAATCCCTTGTCAGGACAGAGGcctgaatattaatttttcaatcccACGGCAATACTCATGGGGTACTCCGCTTCTCATACTTCACGAGCGTATTATGGAGGAATCAAAGAAGCGGGAGCGAAGGAATTCTAGTGGATTGTTAAAGGAAATTAATCAGATTGATCAATATGCTTGTAAAATTACAGATTTGGTGGATTCACCTCAGTTTCCATTGACGGAGGAGCAGAAAATGGAGGTTGAACAGGGGATTCAGGAGTTAGCATTGGTTTTTGAAGCCATTAAGAATGGATTGGATCCGCTGGAACACAGATTGAGGGAAGTATTCCGTAAGATCATGAATATGCGATCAGAGAGCCTTGATCACCTGGGTAGGGGAAGTGAGTAAATCTGATATGGCAATTTGCTAATGAGCATCAAATGTACAAATTTGcgaaaatgttattatatactATGCATGCCATTTGCAAGGCGGAAGGATGACTTTCAGATGGTGTGTAACAATAAACTTTGAGTAGGTAGCTTTCTTGTATTTATTTCTGTATTTTCTGTAAAGAACATAATATCTATACTCTTCCTTTTCTCATGTAAGGTGCTGATTTCTGGTTTGGTTTGATATCATTCTATTTAGCGCATATATATGATAATAGGCATTCTTTTGGGTGTTGTTGCAAATCAGCTGTGATAATATACTACTAAATTTGGACTTCTGCTTTGAATTGAATGAACGAAAACAATATAGAATTTTGTAACCAACCATGAATTAAGCTGTTGAGCGGCTCTAGATGCATAGATTGAAATGTTGAACCTGTGTGCAGGCTGCTTATTCCTTACTGTGTGCATGTTTTGTTGATGCATTGCTAGAGTAGAGTAACTTCCTCACAAGCAATAAAAAAGGGTAATGATTTTGCATTAAGTTGAATTGTATTTTTGCAGACAAGTCCAGCTGTATATTTGTACATTTCAATTAGGATTGTCCTGTTTGTAAACTTGTATTGAATTCGCTCTTTTGTTACTGTATACTTGCAACGCAGTCCATTCCTTAATTGTATTGTGGAAAGACTGagttaaatgaattcaaatctaCAGAGAATCTCTTTCACGTATTCTGGCTGTCTATGAATAAGAATTCATCAAAATATAAAGGATAGTTCCTGCAGAAAGTAGCCTGCAACTACAAGAGAACCATTTATAGAACAGGTATCACCTGCTCCTTAATATTAAAAAGCATAGTTCCTGTATTCTTCCTTTGTACAAAGAAACTGGTAAAAGTACAGGCATAAATGTAAACCCCAATCTCCAAAAACCGCCCTTGAAATCCACGAGGTAACGTTGATCCACCGTTGAAATCTTGAGGCCTGAAATGCAGCACGTCATGCCACAGAAAGGCCTGTAGGATCACTGAAAATTGCCATCGAGTAAAGAAAGAATATCTTTCTTCAATCACAAACCAAAATTCCAAGCCAATAATTTACACAGTGCAACATTTCAGTGTCATCCACGTGGCAGACCAGCCCGAAAAATCCATCTTGGACCCATACCATGCGATGGGGTCTGCCTAGAAGCCATGCAAAAATCAGGACTTCAGTCATTCAGATTCTGCAGTTTTTCATACTCGGCCCTGTTCAACATTCCTGAAATTCCGTCAGAAACAGAACTCCCGCCCAGAAGACCAAGTGGAGAGAGCAAAATGATAGGAGGCATTAATGCAGGGGTAATTATCGAAAAAGTTCTGGGAAAGACCACATTATGAACTTTGCAAAAATATCAGATTCCAAAAACTCAATATGGGCAGCCCGTCCAATGAGAGTATTCAAATTCCTGCCTTGAGAAGAGGTATCAAAGTTAATGTCAAAGCGCATGAAGACTCGATGCTCAGATGAAGGGGCATACATCTGCTCCAAGCAATCATTTAACATCTCCAAGAAAATGGCACGCT carries:
- the LOC123206067 gene encoding protein ROH1-like, with product MPSTDNQGSSSPFHSFGRSFWSGRREQVHSVEGNNESNADELEFESFYKQVTDRFYELSVVGAEEFLSIDWMQKLLDAFVCCQEEFRAILLTNKALLSKSPLDRVVTEFFERSLKALDIVNATRDGIEKIRLWQKHLEIVLCALGSSQRVIGEGQIRRARKACMDLALAMLDEKDSGSVFSHRNRSFGRHNTSKDNHRRPPGHSRSLSWSVSRSWSAAKQLQSISNNLLPPRANDIAATNGLIVPFFAMSYMLMFVLWTLVAAIPCQDRGLNINFSIPRQYSWGTPLLILHERIMEESKKRERRNSSGLLKEINQIDQYACKITDLVDSPQFPLTEEQKMEVEQGIQELALVFEAIKNGLDPLEHRLREVFRKIMNMRSESLDHLGRGSE